One window of Pirellulales bacterium genomic DNA carries:
- a CDS encoding dipeptidase has translation MATLDEYLDEQAPRFEEELCQLLRIPSVSAMSAHKQDIRAAAGWVLKQFQSLGFKSELIETDGHPIVYAESSAVPGAPTVLVYGHYDVQPPDPLGEWISPPFEPTVRDGNLYARGATDDKGQMFTHIKSAEGWIKTAGRLPLNLKYIIEGEEEVGSANLDTFVDRNHERLACDIIVISDTSQFAPGQPAITYGLKGIAYFELRLTGPSQDLHSGVFGGAVTNPANALVRMLTALVNERGQVQLPGFYDDVLPITDTERAAMRKLNFDEKEFMRQLGVDALSGEEGFTTLERRWARPTCDINGLTSGYQGEGAKTVLPARASAKFSFRLVPNQDPHKVATTLQAFLEPRVPPGIKMELISFHGAPGVVVPLDSPYMDAAARAIEAGFGRRPVFIREGGSIPVVSTFHEKLGVDTLLLGWGQNDDNTHSPNEKFCLADFHRGIKASAHLWQEISKIKK, from the coding sequence ATGGCCACCCTGGACGAATATCTCGACGAACAAGCTCCACGCTTCGAAGAAGAGCTGTGCCAGCTGTTACGAATTCCCAGCGTCAGCGCCATGAGTGCGCACAAACAGGATATTCGCGCCGCGGCCGGCTGGGTGCTGAAGCAGTTCCAATCGCTGGGCTTCAAGTCCGAACTGATCGAGACCGACGGGCATCCGATCGTCTATGCCGAGAGCTCGGCCGTGCCTGGCGCGCCCACGGTGCTAGTCTATGGCCATTACGACGTGCAGCCCCCCGATCCGTTGGGGGAGTGGATCTCGCCCCCCTTCGAGCCGACCGTGCGCGACGGCAACTTGTACGCCCGCGGCGCGACCGACGACAAGGGGCAGATGTTCACGCACATCAAGAGCGCCGAGGGCTGGATCAAGACCGCGGGCCGATTGCCGCTGAACCTGAAATACATCATTGAGGGAGAAGAGGAAGTCGGCAGTGCGAATCTCGACACTTTCGTCGATCGCAATCACGAGCGGCTGGCCTGCGACATTATCGTCATCAGCGACACCAGCCAATTCGCCCCGGGCCAACCGGCGATCACCTACGGCCTGAAAGGAATCGCGTACTTCGAGCTGCGACTTACCGGCCCGAGTCAGGATTTGCACTCGGGCGTCTTCGGTGGTGCGGTCACCAACCCCGCCAACGCGCTGGTGCGCATGCTGACGGCGCTGGTCAACGAGCGCGGCCAGGTCCAGCTTCCCGGTTTCTATGACGACGTGTTGCCGATCACGGACACCGAGCGCGCGGCCATGCGCAAGCTCAATTTCGACGAGAAAGAATTCATGCGGCAGCTCGGCGTCGACGCCCTCTCAGGCGAGGAAGGCTTCACGACGCTCGAACGGCGTTGGGCAAGACCCACCTGCGACATCAATGGGTTGACCAGTGGCTACCAGGGTGAAGGGGCGAAAACGGTGCTGCCGGCCCGGGCGAGCGCGAAGTTCAGCTTTCGGCTGGTTCCCAACCAAGATCCGCACAAGGTAGCGACGACGCTGCAGGCGTTTCTCGAGCCGCGCGTTCCGCCCGGAATCAAGATGGAATTGATTTCGTTTCACGGTGCGCCAGGCGTGGTCGTGCCGCTCGACAGCCCCTACATGGACGCCGCGGCCCGGGCGATCGAGGCCGGCTTCGGGCGTCGCCCGGTATTCATTCGCGAAGGGGGATCGATCCCCGTGGTGTCGACCTTTCACGAAAAGTTGGGAGTCGATACGCTACTGCTGGGATGGGGGCAAAACGACGACAATACGCACAGCCCGAACGAGAAGTTTTGCCTGGCCGACTTTCATCGCGGCATCAAGGCGAGCGCTCACTTGTGGCAGGAAATCAGCAAAATCAAGAAATGA
- the serS gene encoding serine--tRNA ligase, whose protein sequence is MLDRKFVAENVDLVKKNCELRGAKADIDRFLQLESQRREKQTEVEQLNRQANEVSKSIGQAKDPAEREARKNQGRELRDKTTAVQAEVDALIAETDAILRTIPNLSHPAAPTGADDQSNLEIRKGKTPLPKFDFKPLDHVTLGERLQLFDFEGGAKVAGHGFYFLLNDAVLLELALQRYALDLLISEKFTPTITPDLARNDILQGTGYIPRGPETQIYSVADSDLSLVATAEITLGGLLSDQIIEAERLPLKYCGISHCYRTEAGAGGRQSRGLYRVHQFTKVEMFAFTLPEQSDAMLDYFCELEGRLFDGLGIPYRVVDTATGDLGGPAYRKFDLEAWMPGRGDGGEFGEVTSTSNCTDYQARRLGIRYRNKGEKGTHFLHTLNGTAIAISRGIIAVIENYQQADGSILVPEVLRPFMGKDRIVAPI, encoded by the coding sequence ATGCTCGATCGTAAATTCGTTGCTGAAAACGTAGACTTGGTAAAGAAGAATTGCGAACTGCGCGGCGCCAAGGCAGACATCGATCGCTTCTTGCAGCTCGAATCGCAGCGCCGCGAGAAGCAGACCGAAGTGGAGCAGTTGAATCGCCAGGCGAACGAAGTCTCGAAATCGATCGGTCAGGCCAAAGATCCGGCAGAGCGCGAGGCGCGCAAGAACCAGGGGCGCGAGCTGCGCGATAAGACGACGGCCGTGCAGGCCGAGGTCGATGCATTAATCGCTGAGACGGATGCGATCCTGCGCACGATTCCCAACCTGTCGCACCCCGCCGCGCCGACCGGTGCCGACGATCAGTCGAACCTGGAAATTCGCAAGGGAAAGACGCCGCTGCCGAAGTTCGACTTCAAGCCGCTCGATCACGTCACTTTGGGTGAGCGGCTGCAATTGTTCGACTTCGAAGGTGGAGCGAAAGTCGCGGGGCACGGGTTTTATTTCCTGCTCAACGACGCGGTGCTGCTGGAGTTAGCGCTGCAGCGCTATGCGCTCGATCTGCTGATCTCGGAGAAATTCACGCCGACGATTACGCCAGACTTGGCGCGCAATGACATTCTGCAAGGGACCGGTTACATCCCGCGCGGGCCTGAAACACAGATATACAGTGTGGCCGACAGTGACCTGAGCCTGGTTGCGACGGCCGAGATTACATTGGGCGGCCTGCTATCGGATCAGATTATCGAGGCCGAACGGCTGCCGCTGAAGTACTGCGGGATCAGCCATTGCTACCGCACCGAGGCTGGCGCCGGGGGACGCCAATCACGCGGCCTGTACCGCGTTCATCAATTCACCAAGGTCGAGATGTTCGCCTTCACGCTCCCCGAGCAGAGCGACGCGATGCTCGATTATTTCTGCGAGCTGGAAGGGCGTCTGTTCGACGGATTGGGGATTCCCTATCGTGTTGTCGACACCGCGACAGGCGATCTGGGAGGTCCGGCGTATCGTAAATTCGATCTCGAAGCGTGGATGCCCGGCCGCGGCGATGGCGGCGAATTTGGCGAAGTGACCAGCACGTCAAATTGCACGGACTATCAGGCCCGGCGGTTGGGAATTCGCTATCGTAACAAGGGGGAAAAGGGAACCCACTTCTTGCACACGCTAAATGGCACGGCGATCGCCATCAGCCGAGGAATCATAGCCGTGATCGAAAACTATCAGCAGGCCGACGGTTCGATTCTAGTGCCCGAGGTACTACGGCCATTTATGGGCAAAGACCGGATCGTGGCGCCGATTTAG
- a CDS encoding DUF2238 domain-containing protein → MSSRGQESRVASRTSAFKPWLLGGFVALWIASCIDPPWPYELILQHIPTVIAIALLITLDRYQPMSLASFTAVLAFLCLHLLGARYLYSNVPYREWYNALGGNAPSSLGWQRNHYDRLVHFCYGLMLVLVVRDVLDKSLRMPRAWGITLAIGAILASSALYELLEWLIAIALSPDQAEAYNGQQGDMWDAQKDMALALAGAIAGCIAVKRCRNKSLDRESGGRIRRETTGRDAVFSELLNRRHDPVFAHKWP, encoded by the coding sequence ATGTCCTCGCGCGGCCAGGAATCGCGAGTTGCGTCTCGGACATCCGCGTTCAAGCCGTGGCTGCTTGGCGGTTTTGTCGCATTGTGGATCGCAAGTTGCATTGATCCCCCCTGGCCGTACGAACTGATTCTGCAACACATTCCGACGGTGATTGCCATCGCTTTGCTTATAACGCTGGATCGTTACCAGCCGATGAGCCTGGCGAGCTTCACTGCGGTTTTGGCGTTTCTGTGCCTGCACTTGCTGGGGGCACGCTACCTTTACTCCAATGTGCCGTATCGCGAATGGTACAACGCGTTGGGTGGAAATGCGCCTTCCTCCCTCGGTTGGCAACGAAACCATTACGACCGGCTCGTTCACTTTTGCTACGGCCTGATGCTCGTCCTTGTAGTGCGCGATGTTCTCGATAAGTCGTTACGCATGCCGCGAGCTTGGGGAATAACGCTGGCGATCGGCGCGATTCTGGCTTCGAGCGCTCTTTACGAGCTTTTGGAATGGCTCATCGCGATCGCGCTTTCGCCGGACCAGGCCGAGGCCTACAACGGCCAGCAGGGCGATATGTGGGATGCGCAGAAGGATATGGCGCTCGCCCTGGCAGGCGCCATTGCCGGCTGCATCGCCGTGAAGCGGTGCCGCAACAAATCTCTCGACCGTGAGAGTGGCGGAAGGATCCGGCGCGAAACAACCGGTCGCGACGCCGTTTTCAGCGAGTTACTAAATCGGCGCCACGATCCGGTCTTTGCCCATAAATGGCCGTAG
- a CDS encoding phospho-sugar mutase: MSTSPQSSATALEALQAAAKAGQISATAVENIRAWLTEPRYAEYAPQVEEQITAGHWQQLDDVFWTVIPFGTGGRRGRMYPIGSNAINDRTMGESAQGLADYVKEQRPTGDSLSCAIAYDTRHRSRHFAELCAEIMVAAGFEVFFLDGFRSTPELSLAVRHFRCSCGIMITASHNPPSDNAIKAYWSTGAQLLPPHDKGVIERVMNVSAINRVPFAEALASGKVKYSQEEADTVYQKGILAQSLPGPRALKIIYSPMHGVGRSSVCPVLALAGFKDVEVFKPHAEPDGDFPNVPGHVSNPENPATFDTMIERAQLSGAELILSTDPDADRLGCAAPASTALGAQWRTFTGNQIGALLAEYVLAGRKAAGTLTSDHYVVKTLVTSEMIRRIADAYGVKTYGNLLVGFKWIAQTIDEVGPEKFVLGCEESHGFLVGTHVRDKDAAVAAMLMAELAAQCKTAGQTLCEKLDALYWQHGCHAERTVSKTMPGSEGMTRMKQLMTRLRTELPKSLGGIKVAQARDYLGQVILTPDGGKKKLDGPKDDLIIFDLEKAGNYAAVRPSGTEPKVKFYTFAYEPAEQLANLDDTKAELEERLTTMEKDLAAVADAT; this comes from the coding sequence ATGTCGACTTCCCCGCAATCATCGGCCACGGCCCTCGAAGCCCTGCAGGCTGCCGCAAAGGCCGGTCAAATTTCGGCCACCGCCGTCGAGAATATTCGTGCCTGGCTGACCGAGCCGCGTTACGCCGAGTATGCACCGCAAGTCGAAGAGCAAATTACCGCGGGCCACTGGCAGCAGTTGGACGACGTTTTCTGGACCGTTATTCCGTTTGGCACCGGCGGTCGACGCGGCCGGATGTATCCGATCGGCTCCAACGCGATCAATGATCGCACGATGGGGGAAAGCGCGCAGGGCCTGGCCGATTATGTCAAGGAACAGCGGCCAACCGGCGACTCACTTTCGTGCGCAATCGCCTACGACACGCGGCACCGCTCGCGTCATTTCGCCGAGCTGTGCGCCGAGATCATGGTCGCGGCGGGCTTCGAGGTCTTCTTCCTCGACGGATTTCGCAGCACGCCCGAACTATCGCTCGCCGTACGGCATTTTCGCTGCTCGTGCGGCATCATGATCACGGCCAGTCACAATCCACCCAGCGACAATGCGATCAAGGCCTATTGGAGCACCGGCGCCCAGTTACTGCCGCCGCATGACAAGGGGGTGATCGAGCGGGTCATGAACGTTTCAGCAATCAACCGTGTGCCATTTGCCGAGGCCCTGGCGTCGGGCAAAGTGAAGTACAGCCAGGAAGAGGCCGACACCGTTTATCAAAAGGGAATCCTGGCTCAGAGCCTACCCGGCCCGCGGGCTTTGAAGATCATCTACTCGCCGATGCACGGCGTAGGGCGATCGAGCGTTTGCCCGGTGCTGGCGCTGGCCGGCTTCAAAGACGTGGAAGTCTTCAAGCCGCACGCCGAACCGGACGGCGATTTCCCCAACGTGCCGGGACACGTTTCGAATCCCGAAAACCCAGCCACTTTCGACACCATGATTGAACGTGCGCAACTGAGCGGCGCGGAACTGATCTTATCCACCGACCCCGACGCGGATCGGTTGGGCTGTGCGGCGCCCGCCAGCACGGCGCTCGGCGCGCAATGGCGCACCTTTACCGGCAATCAGATCGGTGCTTTGCTGGCCGAATATGTCCTTGCCGGTCGCAAGGCCGCTGGCACGCTGACGAGCGATCATTATGTCGTTAAAACGCTCGTCACGAGCGAGATGATCCGCCGCATCGCCGATGCGTACGGCGTGAAGACGTACGGTAACCTACTGGTGGGCTTTAAGTGGATCGCGCAAACTATTGACGAAGTCGGGCCCGAGAAGTTTGTGCTGGGCTGTGAAGAGTCGCACGGTTTTCTCGTCGGCACGCACGTCCGCGATAAGGACGCCGCGGTGGCCGCGATGTTGATGGCCGAACTTGCCGCGCAATGCAAGACTGCCGGGCAGACCCTGTGCGAAAAGCTCGACGCGCTCTATTGGCAACACGGCTGTCATGCCGAGCGAACCGTATCGAAAACGATGCCCGGCAGCGAAGGCATGACGCGTATGAAGCAACTTATGACCCGTTTGCGCACCGAACTGCCGAAATCCCTAGGTGGCATCAAAGTCGCGCAGGCGCGGGATTATCTAGGTCAGGTAATACTGACGCCTGACGGCGGAAAGAAAAAATTGGACGGCCCCAAGGACGACCTGATTATTTTCGACCTGGAAAAGGCCGGCAACTACGCCGCCGTGCGCCCCAGCGGCACCGAGCCCAAGGTGAAGTTCTACACCTTTGCCTACGAGCCCGCCGAACAACTGGCGAACCTCGACGACACGAAGGCTGAACTCGAAGAACGCCTCACGACGATGGAGAAGGACCTGGCCGCCGTGGCCGACGCGACGTAA
- the glmM gene encoding phosphoglucosamine mutase — translation MSEPIISVSGLRGIVGESLTPDLAIRYVCAFAATLPPGRAVVICRDGRGTGRMLAQAVASGLEAVGRDTIDAGVAATPTAGVLVRTLLAGGGVQISASHNPPEYNGLKLFSAEGRVIPAAEGQQVLQRYRAGQISWVPHNQVGHAIACADAHSAHLKLVLGTVDVDRIRHCKFRVLLDSNHGAGSMLGRRLLDELGCHTTILGENPDGQYEHTPEPTQENLAGVLSRVKEIGADIGFCQDPDADRLAVIDELGRYIGEEYTPALCVDHVLRTRRGPVVTNCSTSRMTEDLAAKYGVPFFRSAVGEANVVEAMQRNGAILGGEGNGGIIDPRVVFVRDSFVGMALLLDAMATRGEQISRLADELPRYEIVKTKISLPPEKIPAGLAALKKHFADAKSDTLDGLRLDWPGRWLLVRASNTEPIVRAIAEAPTAEDARRLCDDSAKVLAGV, via the coding sequence GTGAGTGAACCGATAATCAGCGTCTCGGGTTTGCGTGGCATCGTCGGTGAAAGCCTCACACCCGACTTGGCGATTCGATACGTTTGCGCTTTCGCCGCCACGCTGCCGCCGGGGCGGGCCGTTGTGATTTGTCGCGACGGGCGCGGCACGGGACGCATGCTGGCGCAGGCCGTGGCCAGCGGGCTCGAGGCCGTCGGACGCGACACGATCGATGCCGGCGTCGCCGCGACGCCGACTGCCGGTGTTTTGGTTCGTACGTTGCTGGCCGGCGGCGGCGTGCAAATTTCAGCCAGCCATAACCCGCCCGAGTACAACGGCCTCAAGCTGTTCTCTGCCGAGGGACGCGTCATTCCTGCGGCCGAAGGCCAACAAGTCTTGCAGCGTTATCGCGCCGGGCAGATTTCCTGGGTGCCACACAACCAGGTGGGCCATGCGATTGCTTGCGCGGATGCCCATTCGGCGCATTTGAAACTCGTCCTCGGCACGGTCGACGTCGACCGGATTCGCCATTGCAAGTTTCGCGTACTGCTCGATTCGAACCATGGCGCCGGCAGTATGCTTGGCCGGCGTTTGCTCGACGAACTTGGTTGCCACACGACCATTCTGGGCGAAAATCCGGACGGGCAATACGAACACACGCCCGAACCGACACAAGAGAATCTGGCCGGGGTTTTGTCACGCGTGAAGGAAATTGGCGCTGACATTGGCTTCTGCCAGGACCCCGACGCGGACCGGCTGGCCGTCATCGACGAGCTTGGGCGTTATATCGGCGAAGAATACACGCCCGCGCTGTGCGTCGACCATGTGCTGCGCACGCGGCGCGGTCCCGTAGTGACGAATTGCTCGACCAGTCGCATGACCGAAGATCTGGCCGCGAAATACGGCGTGCCGTTTTTCCGTTCGGCCGTCGGTGAGGCGAACGTGGTCGAAGCGATGCAACGCAACGGCGCGATCTTGGGAGGGGAAGGGAACGGCGGCATCATCGATCCACGCGTCGTTTTCGTGCGCGATAGTTTCGTGGGCATGGCCCTGCTGCTGGATGCAATGGCCACGCGCGGCGAACAGATCAGTCGATTGGCGGACGAGCTGCCACGATATGAAATCGTCAAGACGAAAATCTCGCTGCCGCCGGAGAAGATTCCCGCCGGCCTGGCCGCGCTCAAAAAGCATTTCGCCGATGCGAAATCCGATACGCTCGACGGGCTGCGGCTGGATTGGCCGGGACGCTGGCTGTTAGTCCGGGCCAGCAACACCGAGCCGATCGTGCGCGCGATCGCCGAAGCTCCAACCGCCGAAGATGCACGCCGACTGTGCGATGATTCGGCGAAGGTGTTGGCAGGCGTCTAA
- a CDS encoding acylphosphatase, whose product MAETKDAVRRDLLFHGRVQGVGFRYTTRDIASRYTVTGYVQNLPDGRVRLVVEGAKPEVDRFIVAVTTEMAGYIHGQDEEASRATGEFANFSVRH is encoded by the coding sequence TTGGCCGAGACCAAGGACGCCGTTCGGCGGGACCTGCTTTTTCACGGTCGTGTCCAGGGGGTCGGCTTCCGCTACACGACGCGTGATATCGCCTCGCGCTACACCGTGACCGGCTACGTTCAGAACCTGCCTGACGGGCGCGTGCGATTGGTGGTCGAGGGGGCAAAGCCGGAAGTTGATCGATTTATCGTCGCCGTGACCACGGAAATGGCCGGCTACATTCACGGCCAGGACGAAGAGGCGAGTCGCGCAACCGGCGAATTTGCCAATTTTTCGGTCAGGCACTGA